A stretch of Rhizobium sp. TH2 DNA encodes these proteins:
- a CDS encoding family 16 glycosylhydrolase, producing MAEQGITLWADQADQTLTGTEFDDVLGGFHGTSTLIGGAGNDTYYVMSPLNTVIENTAEGSDSVITWQSYTLGSNLENLQVLGADTIGIGNGLANIIAGGDGSQQIFGAGGDDTLSGGAGSDLFIVRQNSGSDVITDFESGAGAGDAVQLGSYGFTNFSEVLDQMSQSGSDAVIQLNSGETLTFRNRSIADFSADDFQYALDTTKLDLTFSDEFNSLSLQSAGGTWRTSFWDGADGRTLASNEELQVYMDEAYLGLGVNPFSIDGGILNIHADTASADVQAATGHDYTSGMLSSRDSFAQTYGYFEIKCELPQGQGTWPAFWMLPADGSWPPELDVFEALGGDSSTVFMTAHSNSTGEHTKTGFTSWVGDVSAGMHTYGVLWTPEELVWYVDGAEVFRTATPPDMHQPMHMVTNLAIGGVLPGDPDEDFSGADLKIDYIRAYQLNDGSIPSTVTSGVTTTLDHIAVSLVLTGALHINGTGNGLDNTLTGNSGNNILDGRAGADTMIGGLGDDTYQVDNTGDIVTEWSGEGLDTVNASVTHILSANVENLILTGTGDINGTGNELANILTGNAGSNVLNGASGADTMIGAAGNDTYFVDNAGDVVTEWSGNGTDHVYASVSHALSSNVENLTLTGSANINATGNWAANVMSGNSGDNVLDGGTDADRLTGGAGNDTYRVDNAGDAIMENVGEGIDSVHSSVSLTLVANVENLTLTGSWSLNATGNDLANGLTGNTGANILNGLGGTDTMAGGTGNDTYYVDNAGDIVSDWSNAGTDTVYSSASYALLTHVENLTLTGSANINATGNWLSNNVGGNIGDNVLDGGTGADTMSGDTGNDTYYVDNTSDVITEWWNRGVDTVFASVSYSLAANVENLILTTTWSLNATGNDLANTLTGNAGSNMLNGGGGADIIVGGDGKDFLIGGAGADRLTGGAGTDTFRFLSQADSTVASHDVVTDFTRGDRIDLSSTLDGVLTYLHDGAFTGQAGEVRLTTSGDGVLVDIDLTGDKASDMQIYLSDVSMGTMQESGADFIL from the coding sequence ATGGCTGAGCAAGGTATCACCCTGTGGGCGGATCAGGCGGACCAGACCCTGACCGGAACGGAATTCGACGATGTGCTGGGAGGCTTCCACGGCACGTCGACACTGATCGGCGGCGCCGGCAACGACACTTATTATGTCATGTCGCCGCTCAACACCGTTATCGAGAATACGGCTGAAGGCAGTGATTCGGTCATCACCTGGCAGAGCTATACGCTTGGTAGCAATCTTGAGAATCTCCAGGTGCTCGGCGCCGATACGATCGGGATCGGCAACGGCCTTGCCAACATTATTGCCGGTGGTGACGGCAGCCAGCAGATCTTTGGCGCCGGCGGCGATGATACGCTGTCGGGTGGCGCGGGCAGCGACCTTTTCATCGTCCGTCAGAATTCCGGTTCGGATGTCATCACGGATTTCGAATCGGGTGCCGGTGCAGGCGACGCCGTCCAACTGGGCAGCTATGGCTTCACCAACTTCTCCGAGGTCCTCGACCAGATGTCGCAATCGGGCTCCGATGCCGTCATCCAGCTCAATTCCGGCGAGACGCTGACCTTCCGCAATCGTTCGATCGCCGATTTCAGCGCGGATGATTTTCAATATGCGCTGGATACGACAAAGCTCGATCTCACCTTCAGCGACGAGTTCAACAGCCTGAGCCTGCAATCGGCCGGCGGAACGTGGCGGACGTCCTTCTGGGACGGCGCGGACGGGCGCACACTCGCCTCCAATGAAGAATTGCAGGTCTACATGGACGAGGCCTATCTCGGATTGGGCGTCAATCCATTCTCCATCGATGGCGGAATACTCAACATTCACGCTGACACGGCAAGCGCGGACGTCCAGGCGGCAACCGGCCATGATTACACGTCGGGCATGCTGTCGTCCCGCGACAGCTTTGCGCAGACCTACGGGTATTTCGAGATCAAATGCGAACTGCCGCAGGGCCAGGGTACCTGGCCGGCCTTCTGGATGCTGCCGGCCGATGGCTCCTGGCCTCCGGAGCTCGATGTCTTCGAAGCGCTTGGCGGCGATAGCTCCACCGTCTTCATGACCGCCCATTCCAACAGCACGGGCGAGCATACGAAAACCGGCTTCACCTCCTGGGTCGGCGACGTGTCTGCGGGCATGCATACCTATGGCGTGCTTTGGACGCCGGAAGAACTGGTCTGGTATGTCGATGGCGCCGAAGTCTTCCGCACCGCGACGCCGCCCGACATGCACCAGCCGATGCACATGGTCACCAACCTGGCGATCGGCGGCGTCCTGCCCGGCGATCCGGACGAGGATTTCAGCGGCGCCGATCTAAAGATCGATTACATCCGCGCCTACCAGCTTAACGACGGCTCGATACCCTCGACCGTCACTTCAGGCGTGACAACCACGCTCGATCACATCGCCGTCTCGCTGGTGCTGACGGGCGCGCTTCATATCAACGGCACCGGCAACGGGCTGGATAACACACTGACCGGCAACAGCGGTAACAACATCCTGGATGGGCGCGCTGGCGCCGACACCATGATCGGCGGTCTCGGCGACGATACCTATCAGGTCGACAATACCGGCGACATCGTCACCGAATGGTCGGGCGAGGGACTGGACACGGTCAACGCCTCCGTCACGCATATCCTGTCGGCCAATGTCGAAAACCTGATCCTCACCGGCACCGGAGACATCAACGGCACCGGCAACGAACTTGCCAACATCCTGACCGGGAACGCCGGCAGCAACGTCCTCAATGGTGCCTCGGGCGCCGATACGATGATCGGCGCCGCCGGCAACGACACGTATTTCGTCGATAATGCAGGCGATGTCGTCACCGAATGGTCGGGCAATGGAACCGATCATGTCTATGCGTCCGTCAGCCATGCCCTTTCTTCGAATGTCGAGAACCTGACTCTGACGGGAAGCGCCAACATCAATGCCACCGGCAACTGGGCCGCGAACGTCATGTCAGGCAATTCCGGCGACAACGTGCTGGATGGCGGAACGGATGCGGACCGGCTCACAGGCGGCGCTGGTAACGATACCTACCGGGTCGATAATGCCGGAGATGCCATCATGGAGAACGTCGGAGAGGGAATCGATAGCGTCCATTCCTCGGTATCGCTCACGCTTGTGGCCAATGTCGAGAATCTGACGCTGACGGGTAGCTGGAGCCTTAACGCCACGGGCAACGATCTCGCAAACGGCCTGACCGGAAATACAGGCGCCAACATTCTCAATGGCTTGGGTGGCACTGACACGATGGCGGGCGGCACCGGCAACGACACCTACTACGTCGACAATGCCGGCGATATCGTCAGTGATTGGTCCAACGCCGGAACCGATACCGTCTATTCATCCGCCAGCTATGCCCTTCTCACCCATGTGGAGAACCTGACGCTCACCGGCAGTGCCAATATCAATGCTACGGGCAACTGGCTGTCGAACAACGTGGGCGGCAATATAGGCGACAACGTGCTCGATGGCGGCACGGGCGCCGACACGATGAGCGGCGATACGGGTAACGACACCTACTACGTCGATAATACTAGCGATGTGATCACGGAGTGGTGGAACCGTGGTGTCGATACCGTTTTCGCTTCTGTCTCCTACAGCCTCGCGGCGAATGTGGAGAATCTCATCCTCACGACCACCTGGAGCCTCAATGCCACGGGCAACGATCTGGCAAATACCCTCACGGGCAATGCCGGCAGCAATATGCTGAATGGCGGCGGCGGTGCCGACATCATCGTCGGGGGCGACGGCAAGGACTTCCTGATCGGAGGTGCCGGCGCGGATCGGCTGACGGGAGGCGCCGGAACCGATACGTTCCGTTTCCTCTCCCAGGCCGACTCGACGGTGGCCTCTCACGATGTCGTCACCGATTTCACGCGTGGCGACCGGATCGATCTGTCTTCCACCCTCGACGGTGTACTGACATATCTGCATGACGGGGCGTTCACTGGCCAAGCGGGAGAGGTGCGGCTTACGACGTCAGGCGACGGCGTGCTCGTCGATATCGATCTCACTGGCGACAAGGCGTCCGACATGCAGATCTATCTCTCGGATGTCTCGATGGGCACGATGCAGGAAAGTGGCGCGGACTTCATTCTCTGA
- a CDS encoding KTSC domain-containing protein has translation MTELAVRSRIIKFLAYDRERNRLRIEFKNGAIRIFSGVPPKIVKALVSAKSPGSYYIDHIRMNFERLAA, from the coding sequence ATGACGGAACTGGCAGTCAGATCGAGAATCATAAAATTCCTGGCCTATGACCGGGAACGCAATCGTCTGCGAATCGAATTCAAGAATGGTGCGATCCGGATTTTCTCCGGCGTGCCCCCGAAAATCGTCAAGGCGCTGGTCAGCGCCAAATCGCCGGGATCCTATTACATCGATCATATCCGCATGAATTTCGAGAGACTAGCCGCCTGA
- a CDS encoding sugar transferase, producing the protein MDVLISGSSLIILLPLFLLIAALIKIESRGPVLFTQLRWGMSGKKIKVYKFRSMRSDLGDPTGIQQTVPNDPRITPFGAFLRKSNFDELPQLLNVLRGDMSLVGPRCHAIGMKAAGVQYEELVPVYHDRHKMRPGITGLAQMRGLRGPTISPSKSKARIACDIHYVNNFSLLLDIKIAFGTLRNEMFKGTGF; encoded by the coding sequence ATGGACGTCCTGATATCGGGATCGTCGCTGATAATTCTGCTGCCGCTTTTTCTCCTGATCGCGGCTCTGATCAAGATTGAAAGCCGCGGTCCGGTGCTGTTCACCCAGCTGCGCTGGGGCATGAGCGGCAAGAAGATCAAGGTCTACAAGTTTCGTTCGATGCGTAGTGATCTCGGTGATCCCACAGGTATCCAGCAAACGGTGCCGAATGACCCCCGAATCACGCCATTCGGGGCTTTTCTCCGGAAATCCAACTTCGATGAGCTTCCCCAGCTGCTGAACGTGCTGAGGGGCGACATGTCGCTTGTTGGACCACGATGCCACGCTATCGGCATGAAGGCTGCCGGCGTTCAATATGAGGAACTGGTTCCGGTCTATCACGACCGTCACAAGATGCGGCCCGGCATAACAGGCCTGGCCCAGATGCGGGGTCTCAGGGGACCGACGATCTCGCCCTCCAAGTCGAAGGCACGTATCGCCTGCGACATCCACTACGTGAACAACTTTTCGCTGCTGCTCGATATCAAGATCGCCTTTGGCACGCTCAGGAATGAGATGTTCAAGGGAACCGGCTTCTAG
- a CDS encoding WecB/TagA/CpsF family glycosyltransferase, producing MSLLEYVKVGGIKTARLSRQGLVQAIADEINTRDSQSPPKLLFDANGHALAMAIMNRSYLEDMNRADIIHADGEPLVIASRLLTNSPIPERSATTDLFHDVARTAHTDGVKFFLLGASEEVNKECADKMQQMYPALDIVGRRHGYFSLEDEAAICDEINASGANVIWVGLGKPKEQAFCVRNRDRLTSAWLITCGGCFNYVTGAYARAPEWMQKSGLEWVHRLLTEPRKLGWRYLTTTPLALILLFARTSSKV from the coding sequence ATGTCTCTGCTGGAATATGTCAAAGTTGGCGGCATAAAAACCGCACGCCTTTCGAGGCAAGGGTTGGTTCAGGCGATTGCCGATGAAATCAACACTCGTGACAGCCAATCACCTCCAAAACTGCTGTTTGACGCGAATGGCCATGCGCTGGCGATGGCCATCATGAATCGCAGCTATCTCGAGGACATGAACCGGGCGGACATCATCCATGCCGACGGCGAACCGCTGGTGATCGCCTCGCGACTGCTGACCAATTCGCCCATCCCCGAGAGAAGCGCCACGACGGACCTTTTCCACGATGTTGCACGGACCGCCCATACGGACGGCGTGAAGTTCTTCCTCCTCGGAGCCTCCGAGGAGGTCAACAAGGAATGCGCCGACAAGATGCAGCAGATGTATCCCGCGCTCGATATCGTCGGACGCCGGCACGGATATTTCTCCCTCGAGGATGAGGCTGCAATTTGCGATGAGATCAATGCCTCCGGTGCCAACGTCATATGGGTTGGTCTCGGCAAGCCGAAGGAACAGGCCTTCTGCGTCAGGAACCGGGACCGGTTGACCAGCGCCTGGCTGATCACCTGCGGCGGCTGCTTCAACTATGTGACCGGTGCCTATGCCCGGGCACCCGAATGGATGCAGAAATCTGGCCTCGAATGGGTGCACCGGCTGTTGACCGAGCCGCGCAAACTCGGCTGGCGATATCTCACCACCACGCCGCTTGCTCTCATCCTGCTATTCGCGCGGACGAGCAGCAAGGTCTAG
- a CDS encoding polysaccharide biosynthesis/export family protein has translation MDYALVNLTKDIVPMFEEVVLTSFAKGFGSRKSYAPDLALGIGDTIQVSIFEAQSGGLFIPDDAGSRPGNYVNLPNQTVDARGLMRVPYAGAIKVAGRRAAEVEVEIEKKLANRAIEPQVVVTTVTSRSNMVSILGDVNEPAQLDLNPAGEKVLDLVARAGGINAPGYETYVSIERGNKRATVLFQSLVDDPKENIYIRPGDTIYVNRERRTYLAFGASGLNGRIDFEDSNLTLGEALGKAGGLLDSRADPAQVFLYREVDRDILARAGVDVSKFTGDQVPTVFHANMRDPSIFFATQKFRMQDKDVIYVSNSDTAELAKFLNLINGVSNTAANVPANAMTTRTSVNKLTN, from the coding sequence GTGGACTATGCACTCGTCAATCTCACCAAGGATATCGTCCCGATGTTCGAAGAGGTCGTGCTGACCTCGTTTGCCAAGGGCTTCGGCTCCCGCAAGAGCTATGCGCCCGATCTGGCGCTCGGCATCGGCGACACGATCCAGGTGTCGATCTTCGAGGCCCAGTCCGGCGGCCTGTTCATCCCCGATGACGCTGGCAGCCGTCCCGGCAACTACGTGAACCTGCCGAACCAGACCGTGGATGCGCGCGGCCTGATGCGTGTGCCCTATGCCGGCGCGATCAAGGTCGCGGGTAGGCGTGCAGCCGAAGTCGAGGTGGAGATCGAGAAGAAGCTGGCCAACCGGGCGATCGAACCGCAGGTGGTCGTGACGACGGTAACCAGCCGCTCGAACATGGTTTCGATCCTCGGCGATGTCAACGAACCCGCGCAACTCGATCTCAATCCGGCGGGCGAGAAGGTGCTCGATCTCGTTGCCCGTGCCGGCGGCATCAATGCGCCGGGTTACGAGACCTATGTCTCGATCGAGCGGGGCAACAAGCGGGCGACCGTGCTGTTCCAGTCGCTGGTCGATGATCCCAAGGAGAATATCTATATCCGCCCGGGCGATACGATCTACGTCAATCGCGAGCGCCGCACCTATCTGGCATTCGGCGCCTCCGGCCTCAATGGCAGGATCGATTTCGAAGACTCCAACCTCACGCTCGGCGAAGCACTGGGCAAGGCGGGCGGTCTTCTCGACAGCCGTGCCGATCCAGCCCAGGTCTTCCTCTACCGCGAGGTGGATCGTGACATCTTGGCAAGAGCCGGTGTCGATGTGTCGAAATTCACAGGCGATCAGGTGCCGACGGTGTTCCACGCGAACATGCGCGACCCGTCGATCTTCTTCGCGACCCAGAAGTTCAGGATGCAGGACAAGGACGTCATCTATGTCTCCAACTCCGACACGGCCGAACTGGCGAAGTTCCTCAACCTGATCAATGGGGTTTCGAACACCGCCGCAAATGTGCCGGCCAATGCGATGACGACACGAACGTCGGTGAACAAGCTGACGAATTGA
- a CDS encoding GNVR domain-containing protein, which produces MLQTSTEFRELRDGLASEITNPIDLEQLLAIVRRQWRVVAGFALAAILVGGLFLLTATPRFTSTSGILIDEGNQKIVDQMTAVTGVLEDEGQVLSQVELLKSEKIALAVSKNLDLENNDMFVNGKPGMLSGAIQTVRSVIDPRVWFGSEPPAATDTQIQRGIVEQLLAGLGVTRVGRSYVLEISYTSPDPALSASIAKAYAEAYLADQLDSKYEATRRASGWLNDRIAELRQKSLEADTAVQKFRAEKGLIATDGMLITDQQLAQLNTQLMAARAESANAEAKFNRIKSILDSGDLDAAVTESIESDVISELRTKFLDASRKQADIAGRLGANHVQAARLRSAMGEYKRLMFEELSRIAQSYQSTNQVALSHQKSIEQQVAAAMGVSATANDAQVQLRELQRESETYKNLYQTFLQRYQESIQQQSFPVTEARIITNPAIAEKPSSPKKPLVLAVACLAGMLLGAGVAGLREFRDRFYRTGDQVSETLGLEFLGSVPLANAVPLATPNVFDLPPQSVVKANSVSSYVLEHPLSAFAETLRSAKMAIDVSTPGGKGKVVGIVSALPGEGKSSISVNLGELLAQGSRVLLIDADLRNPGATRQLGRHAERGILEALQGAPLSELLLFDAETGMAFLPAVIRRRIPHSAEMLTSGAMARLLTLAASEFDYVILDLPPIVPVVDARAVAALVDTYLLVVEWGKTARGLVKRTMQHNPTIAKRCAGVILNKVDAQKMKLYRQFGSSEFYHARYASYYRE; this is translated from the coding sequence ATGCTACAAACTTCAACCGAGTTCCGGGAGCTTCGCGACGGATTGGCGAGCGAAATCACCAATCCGATCGACCTCGAGCAATTGCTTGCGATCGTCCGTCGCCAGTGGCGGGTCGTGGCCGGTTTTGCCCTGGCGGCGATCCTGGTCGGCGGCCTGTTCCTGTTGACGGCGACACCGCGCTTCACATCCACATCCGGCATCCTGATCGACGAGGGCAACCAGAAGATCGTCGACCAGATGACGGCGGTTACCGGTGTTCTGGAAGACGAAGGACAGGTCCTCAGCCAGGTCGAACTGCTGAAATCCGAAAAGATCGCCCTTGCGGTCAGCAAGAATCTCGACCTTGAGAACAACGACATGTTCGTGAACGGCAAACCCGGCATGTTGAGTGGTGCCATCCAGACCGTCCGGTCGGTGATCGATCCGCGCGTCTGGTTCGGTTCGGAACCTCCGGCGGCGACCGACACGCAGATACAGCGGGGCATCGTCGAGCAGCTCCTGGCCGGCCTCGGCGTCACGCGCGTGGGCCGCTCCTATGTCCTGGAAATAAGCTATACCTCGCCGGATCCCGCGCTCTCTGCATCCATCGCGAAGGCCTATGCGGAAGCCTATCTGGCCGACCAGCTTGATTCGAAATACGAGGCGACCAGGCGCGCCAGCGGCTGGCTCAATGATCGCATTGCCGAGCTTCGCCAGAAATCACTAGAAGCTGACACAGCCGTGCAAAAATTCCGCGCGGAGAAGGGTCTCATTGCGACCGATGGCATGCTGATCACCGATCAGCAGCTTGCACAGTTGAACACCCAGCTGATGGCGGCGCGCGCAGAGTCCGCCAATGCCGAGGCCAAGTTTAACCGGATCAAATCGATCCTCGACAGCGGCGACCTGGACGCGGCTGTCACCGAATCCATCGAAAGCGACGTGATATCGGAACTCAGGACAAAATTTCTCGATGCATCACGCAAACAGGCCGACATTGCAGGCCGGCTTGGTGCCAATCACGTCCAGGCCGCGCGGCTGCGCTCGGCGATGGGTGAATACAAGCGCTTGATGTTCGAGGAACTGAGCCGCATCGCGCAGAGCTATCAAAGCACCAATCAGGTGGCTCTCTCCCACCAGAAATCCATCGAACAGCAGGTCGCCGCCGCCATGGGCGTGAGCGCGACCGCAAACGATGCGCAGGTTCAGTTGCGCGAGCTGCAACGCGAGTCCGAAACCTACAAGAACCTCTACCAGACCTTCCTGCAGCGCTATCAGGAATCCATCCAGCAACAATCGTTCCCGGTCACTGAAGCCCGCATCATCACCAATCCGGCAATCGCCGAAAAACCCAGTTCGCCGAAGAAGCCGCTGGTGCTGGCCGTGGCCTGCCTTGCCGGCATGCTGCTTGGTGCGGGCGTGGCCGGCCTGAGGGAGTTCAGGGACCGCTTCTATCGCACCGGCGATCAAGTCTCCGAGACCCTGGGACTGGAATTCCTGGGATCGGTGCCGCTGGCCAACGCCGTGCCGCTTGCGACGCCCAACGTGTTCGACCTGCCGCCGCAATCGGTGGTGAAGGCGAACAGCGTATCGAGTTACGTGCTGGAGCATCCGCTCTCCGCCTTTGCCGAAACCTTGCGCAGCGCCAAGATGGCAATCGACGTCTCGACGCCGGGCGGCAAGGGAAAGGTCGTCGGCATCGTCTCGGCGCTGCCGGGCGAGGGCAAGTCCTCGATCTCGGTCAATCTCGGCGAACTGTTGGCGCAAGGCTCGCGCGTGCTCCTGATCGATGCCGATCTGCGCAATCCCGGCGCCACGCGGCAATTGGGGCGCCACGCCGAGCGGGGGATATTGGAGGCGCTGCAAGGCGCTCCGCTGTCCGAACTGCTGCTGTTCGATGCCGAGACCGGCATGGCTTTCCTGCCTGCGGTCATCCGCCGCCGCATACCGCACTCCGCCGAAATGCTGACCTCGGGCGCCATGGCGCGCCTTCTGACGCTGGCGGCGAGCGAATTCGACTATGTGATCCTCGACCTGCCGCCGATCGTGCCGGTCGTGGACGCCCGTGCAGTGGCGGCTCTCGTCGACACTTACCTGCTGGTCGTCGAATGGGGCAAGACCGCACGTGGTCTTGTCAAGCGGACGATGCAGCACAATCCGACCATCGCCAAGCGTTGCGCCGGGGTCATCCTCAACAAGGTCGATGCCCAGAAGATGAAGCTTTATCGCCAGTTCGGCTCGTCCGAATTCTATCACGCCCGTTATGCATCCTATTATCGGGAGTGA
- a CDS encoding glycosyltransferase family 2 protein has product MKILETGGPRDDERTAPGDSQARVLIAIPTFRRPDGLRRLLTAIATMETAADIKILVADNEGADGAGTAVVKELAAAYRFPIEVIAVPERGLSSVRNAMIAYARRDVTLDYVAMIDDDEWPTERWIDDLVAMQRQTGAGTVGGPNLPVFAPGAPDWAAHCPLFVSDDMPDGPVEIVWGTCNLLLHKSAFAHSDSNLFDPAFNQSGGEDVDAFMRLKASGHRFAWSRSAVVWDDVPAGRATLGWITRRAFRIGNSNMLVQLRWKYGRHGRLLALPSTLAAIAANLGLLAVFCFSPSKRVTYYCRLVRSLGKLAFLTGLRSFEYK; this is encoded by the coding sequence ATGAAAATCCTAGAAACTGGAGGACCGAGGGACGATGAACGCACTGCGCCCGGAGACAGCCAGGCGCGGGTGCTGATCGCGATCCCCACCTTCCGCCGGCCGGATGGACTTCGTCGTCTTCTGACGGCAATTGCCACGATGGAGACTGCTGCCGACATCAAGATCCTCGTCGCCGACAACGAAGGCGCCGACGGAGCGGGCACGGCGGTCGTGAAGGAACTCGCCGCCGCCTATCGTTTCCCGATCGAGGTGATCGCCGTGCCGGAGCGCGGCCTGTCGAGCGTTCGAAACGCGATGATCGCTTATGCCCGCAGGGATGTTACGCTCGACTACGTCGCAATGATCGACGACGATGAATGGCCGACCGAACGCTGGATCGACGATCTCGTCGCGATGCAGAGGCAGACCGGTGCCGGAACCGTCGGCGGCCCCAACCTGCCGGTCTTCGCGCCCGGTGCGCCCGACTGGGCCGCGCACTGCCCGCTGTTCGTGTCCGACGACATGCCCGACGGCCCCGTCGAGATCGTCTGGGGCACCTGCAATCTGCTGCTGCATAAATCCGCTTTCGCGCATTCCGATTCCAATCTTTTCGATCCGGCCTTCAATCAATCCGGCGGCGAGGACGTCGATGCCTTCATGAGGTTGAAGGCTTCCGGTCATCGCTTTGCATGGTCGAGATCCGCCGTTGTCTGGGACGATGTTCCCGCAGGCCGCGCCACCTTGGGATGGATTACAAGACGGGCCTTCCGCATCGGCAATTCGAACATGCTCGTTCAACTTCGCTGGAAATACGGAAGGCATGGACGCCTGCTCGCACTTCCCTCTACGTTGGCTGCAATCGCCGCCAATCTCGGCCTTCTCGCCGTGTTCTGCTTCTCGCCAAGCAAACGCGTCACCTATTACTGCCGCTTGGTCCGATCGCTTGGAAAACTCGCGTTCCTGACCGGGTTGCGCAGCTTCGAATACAAGTGA